A genomic window from Luteolibacter sp. LG18 includes:
- a CDS encoding Rieske 2Fe-2S domain-containing protein — MDSLTTSSRRRWVKQFVLGSVAALSGPRWCGKVLAEVTSTGPGPAVIRLKIADIPVLAAPGGSVQYGFNTGIHPFTLNRVTTERFVTLDSVCTHFGCIVGRYKERIVGTDNSVNPPVPILANLMKCPCHGSRYDIEGRVYRDASGQSTEPAKADLRQFETRYDAATGIVSITIPDLALHVRSISVHRQEPGETVRLKLVIPVTAYSSYEIKHRTDLTDPFSPVPFSATPTGPANQTTLSPTTSGEVTVYVDATGSTGFFVVGLILEDVPP, encoded by the coding sequence ATGGATTCCCTCACGACCAGCTCCCGCCGCAGGTGGGTGAAGCAATTCGTGCTCGGTTCGGTCGCGGCCCTGTCCGGCCCGCGGTGGTGCGGCAAGGTCCTCGCCGAGGTGACCTCCACCGGTCCCGGCCCCGCGGTGATCCGCCTGAAGATCGCGGACATCCCCGTGCTGGCGGCCCCGGGCGGATCAGTGCAGTACGGATTCAACACCGGCATCCACCCTTTCACCCTGAACCGTGTGACGACGGAGCGCTTCGTGACGCTGGACTCCGTCTGCACCCACTTCGGCTGCATCGTCGGGCGCTACAAGGAACGGATCGTGGGGACGGACAACAGCGTGAATCCACCGGTGCCCATCCTCGCGAACCTGATGAAGTGCCCGTGCCACGGCTCGCGCTACGACATCGAAGGCCGTGTCTACCGCGACGCGAGCGGACAATCCACCGAACCGGCGAAGGCGGACCTCCGGCAATTCGAGACCCGCTACGACGCCGCGACCGGGATCGTTTCCATCACGATCCCGGACCTCGCCCTGCACGTCCGCTCCATCAGCGTCCACCGGCAGGAGCCAGGCGAAACCGTCCGCTTGAAACTGGTCATCCCCGTCACCGCGTATTCGAGCTACGAGATCAAACACCGGACCGATCTAACAGACCCCTTCAGCCCCGTTCCGTTCTCCGCCACTCCGACCGGCCCGGCCAACCAGACCACCCTGTCCCCGACGACGAGCGGCGAGGTCACCGTGTATGTCGATGCCACGGGCTCCACCGGCTTCTTCGTGGTCGGCCTGATCTTGGAAGACGTCCCGCCCTAA